One part of the Nitrosophilus kaiyonis genome encodes these proteins:
- a CDS encoding Y-family DNA polymerase yields the protein MKIHLDLDSFFISAERIKNPKLRDIPAAVGGRGDPFIFDKKGQKKVEIEQKNEGAFVPNIFYNSNTTFKNYFVEGKKIRGIIITASYEARKYGIKTGMSIKEALNIYPKLIVVPPNHLYYHSLSHELKNFLEKKIPLVEQFSIDEFFGDLSGYIEEKDIEIFLKSLQKEIKEKFELPISIGAAKSKWIAKLATSFAKPNGIKIVKDVENFIRDIPIEEFPGIGKGFAKRLNRLKIFNLGDIKNAKSLFYSWKTPGITLYKRVLGIDNEPILTSHPRKSIGISRTIDPLKNREEIKRRVIIMSRFLAYSIEKLNLFPSYYYFSIKYDFKEKSKSHKRVLKPFNEKLLKDIMIDLFQKSDIYPYSNIIRLSMSCSKFYDKKIFDILSYKEDIKQHNLSIQNMKIRNRYGTDILKWGIEMI from the coding sequence ATGAAAATACATCTTGATTTAGACTCCTTTTTTATATCAGCAGAAAGGATAAAAAATCCTAAACTAAGAGATATTCCAGCAGCGGTGGGAGGAAGAGGAGACCCTTTTATCTTTGATAAAAAAGGACAGAAAAAGGTTGAAATTGAACAAAAAAATGAAGGCGCCTTTGTGCCAAATATCTTTTATAACTCTAATACAACTTTTAAAAACTATTTTGTAGAAGGAAAAAAAATAAGAGGCATCATTATAACAGCAAGTTATGAAGCAAGAAAATATGGCATAAAAACAGGTATGAGTATAAAAGAGGCACTAAATATTTATCCTAAGTTAATTGTTGTACCACCAAATCATCTTTATTATCACTCTCTTTCTCATGAATTGAAAAATTTTTTAGAAAAAAAGATTCCTCTTGTTGAGCAATTTAGTATTGATGAATTTTTTGGCGATTTAAGTGGCTATATTGAAGAAAAGGATATTGAAATATTTTTAAAATCTCTCCAAAAAGAGATAAAAGAAAAGTTTGAGCTTCCTATATCTATAGGAGCCGCTAAAAGTAAATGGATAGCAAAACTTGCCACATCTTTTGCCAAACCAAATGGTATAAAAATTGTTAAAGATGTGGAAAATTTTATTAGAGATATTCCTATAGAGGAGTTTCCAGGAATTGGAAAAGGATTTGCAAAAAGACTTAATAGATTAAAAATATTTAATCTTGGAGATATTAAAAATGCAAAATCTCTTTTTTATAGCTGGAAAACTCCAGGTATCACACTATATAAAAGAGTTTTAGGTATTGATAATGAACCAATTTTAACTTCTCATCCAAGAAAATCGATAGGAATTTCAAGAACAATTGACCCTTTAAAAAATAGAGAAGAGATAAAAAGAAGAGTTATAATAATGAGTAGATTTTTAGCCTACTCTATTGAAAAACTAAATCTTTTTCCATCATATTACTATTTTTCTATAAAATATGATTTTAAAGAAAAATCAAAATCTCACAAAAGGGTATTAAAACCTTTTAATGAAAAACTTTTAAAAGATATTATGATAGATCTTTTTCAAAAAAGTGATATATATCCATACTCAAATATTATAAGATTGAGTATGAGTTGTTCAAAATTTTATGATAAAAAAATTTTTGATATTTTAAGTTATAAAGAAGATATAAAACAGCACAATCTATCGATACAAAATATGAAGATTAGAAATAGATATGGAACTGATATTTTAAAATGGGGGATTGAAATGATATGA
- a CDS encoding S24 family peptidase — translation MLSFIEVMDRIKDILSSEMGDKKVYDKDVAKILGLSKEHFSVLKKRGKIPLKEVANFCAKRDISINWILFDQNPKSLCNSTEKYAYVKYFKDINASAGGGAINYDSEEEKLYLDENIIKILGKENIKNIEALNVIGDSMEPMLKDGSIVFIDRTQKDIKKGGVFVISTNGGVFIKRVVLKTDGSVELISENPLYPKENINIDEIIILGKVVGSVEKL, via the coding sequence ATGCTTTCTTTTATTGAAGTTATGGATAGGATAAAAGATATTTTATCAAGTGAAATGGGAGATAAAAAGGTTTATGATAAGGATGTTGCAAAAATACTTGGATTATCAAAAGAGCATTTTAGTGTGCTTAAAAAAAGAGGCAAGATTCCTTTAAAGGAAGTTGCAAATTTTTGTGCAAAAAGAGATATAAGTATAAACTGGATTTTATTTGACCAAAATCCAAAAAGTTTATGTAATTCCACAGAAAAATATGCTTATGTAAAATATTTTAAAGATATAAATGCAAGTGCTGGAGGAGGTGCAATAAATTATGATTCAGAAGAGGAGAAACTCTATTTGGATGAAAATATTATAAAGATTTTAGGAAAAGAGAATATTAAAAATATAGAGGCTTTAAATGTTATTGGAGATTCAATGGAGCCTATGCTAAAAGATGGAAGTATTGTTTTTATAGATAGAACACAAAAAGATATAAAAAAAGGTGGAGTATTTGTTATTTCTACAAATGGAGGAGTGTTTATAAAAAGAGTTGTTTTAAAAACAGATGGAAGTGTTGAACTTATATCTGAAAATCCTCTCTATCCAAAGGAGAATATAAATATAGATGAAATAATAATATTAGGAAAGGTCGTAGGTTCTGTTGAAAAATTATAA
- a CDS encoding GGDEF domain-containing protein: MIFKIYFKYFIINLLIVFMLGFIQQYILYPPFYIKYIYFIIPILIAALLAIFPAILEYKNRDLKEEIENINKKRIKLRDRAIQKNHELNIKGKLDALTGALNKRAFNEIIGYKIMESKHFKTPLTMIIFDIDLFKKINDTYGHPVGDKVLSEFASVIRRNIRKSEIFVRWGGEEFIILLQNTTLYNGTMVAEKLRKAIENHIFPEVKKVTASFGVTPLKDDDTIESFIKRADEALYYAKENGRNRVEVKK; this comes from the coding sequence ATGATTTTTAAAATATATTTTAAATACTTTATTATCAATCTTTTAATTGTTTTTATGCTTGGTTTTATCCAGCAATATATTTTATACCCTCCATTTTATATAAAATATATTTATTTTATTATTCCTATTTTAATAGCAGCTCTGCTTGCAATATTTCCTGCAATATTAGAATATAAAAATAGAGATTTAAAAGAGGAAATTGAAAATATCAATAAAAAAAGAATTAAATTAAGAGATAGAGCAATCCAAAAAAATCATGAACTAAATATTAAAGGAAAGCTTGATGCTCTTACAGGAGCTTTAAATAAGAGAGCTTTTAATGAGATAATTGGATATAAAATAATGGAATCTAAACATTTTAAAACGCCTCTTACAATGATTATTTTTGATATAGACCTTTTTAAAAAAATTAATGATACATATGGACATCCTGTAGGGGATAAAGTTTTATCTGAATTTGCTTCTGTTATTAGAAGAAATATAAGAAAATCAGAAATTTTTGTTAGATGGGGTGGTGAAGAGTTTATCATTTTACTTCAAAATACAACACTTTATAATGGTACCATGGTAGCAGAAAAATTAAGAAAAGCTATAGAAAATCATATTTTTCCTGAAGTTAAAAAAGTTACTGCAAGTTTTGGAGTAACACCATTGAAAGATGATGATACAATAGAGAGTTTTATAAAAAGAGCTGATGAAGCCCTTTATTATGCAAAAGAAAATGGTAGAAACAGAGTTGAGGTGAAAAAATAA
- a CDS encoding metallophosphoesterase, translating into MYGDIHGCLDEFVTLREKIGIKKDDIEIIVGDFLNKGPFSIETLHFIKSNNISAIRGNHEDKFIRYFDHEKLKKEFGQKNPMKLNSLEEKIFQNLKIEDIKFLKSQPFFIKIKNLTVVHAGVTNTIFLENATKKDFAKVMRLRFVDEYGNFVSLNDISKKACCYWSEVYDGHDGFIVYGHQPFLKPKIDRFSIGIDTGCVYGNRLTAVIFNILNDEVIIPSYRFESVKAKNIYAKREKPWLI; encoded by the coding sequence ATATATGGAGATATTCACGGATGTTTAGATGAGTTTGTAACTCTTAGGGAAAAGATAGGAATAAAAAAAGATGATATTGAGATAATAGTTGGAGATTTTTTAAATAAAGGCCCCTTTTCGATAGAAACTCTTCATTTTATAAAATCTAATAATATTTCTGCTATTAGAGGAAATCATGAAGATAAATTTATAAGATATTTTGATCATGAAAAGTTAAAAAAAGAGTTTGGTCAAAAAAATCCAATGAAATTAAACTCCTTGGAAGAGAAAATTTTTCAAAATTTAAAAATTGAAGATATTAAATTTTTAAAATCACAGCCTTTTTTCATAAAGATAAAAAACTTAACGGTTGTTCATGCAGGAGTGACAAATACTATTTTTTTGGAAAATGCTACGAAAAAAGATTTTGCAAAAGTTATGAGATTAAGATTTGTTGATGAATATGGAAATTTTGTTTCCTTAAATGATATTTCTAAAAAAGCTTGCTGCTATTGGAGTGAAGTGTATGATGGGCATGATGGTTTTATAGTTTATGGACATCAACCATTTTTAAAACCAAAAATAGATAGATTTTCAATAGGAATTGATACTGGATGTGTTTATGGTAACAGATTAACTGCAGTTATTTTTAATATATTAAATGATGAAGTTATAATTCCTTCATATAGATTTGAATCAGTTAAAGCAAAAAATATTTATGCAAAAAGAGAAAAACCGTGGCTGATATAA
- a CDS encoding Mut7-C RNAse domain-containing protein, whose product MADIKFLADVHLGRVAKYLRLLGFDTLYFTNIEDNKIIEIAKNENRIVLTKDKILCERLKKSCYLVKSKKPIEQIKEIAKHFDLKKYAKPFTRCIKDNALLEDIEKSKIEDKLPPKVKKFYNSFKICPKCHQIYWLGSHYEKMEKFIKELLDY is encoded by the coding sequence GTGGCTGATATAAAATTTTTAGCAGATGTTCATTTAGGGAGAGTTGCAAAATATTTAAGACTTCTTGGATTTGATACTCTATATTTTACAAATATTGAAGATAATAAGATTATAGAAATAGCAAAAAATGAAAATAGAATTGTATTAACTAAAGATAAGATACTTTGCGAAAGATTAAAAAAAAGCTGCTATCTTGTAAAATCAAAAAAACCGATAGAGCAAATAAAAGAGATTGCAAAACATTTTGATCTTAAAAAATATGCAAAACCTTTTACAAGATGTATAAAAGATAATGCTTTACTTGAAGATATTGAAAAAAGTAAAATTGAAGACAAGCTTCCTCCAAAAGTTAAAAAATTTTATAACAGTTTTAAAATATGTCCAAAATGTCATCAAATATATTGGCTTGGAAGCCATTATGAAAAAATGGAAAAATTTATAAAAGAGCTTTTAGATTATTAA
- the nfo gene encoding deoxyribonuclease IV, whose translation MKKFVGAHVSASGGVYNAPKNAKKIGARAFALFTKNQRQWNAKPYDSKTIDNFLKNLEESNIDPKHILPHDSYLINLGHPDKEKREKSLNAFIDEVNRCSLLGLDKLNFHPGSHLREISEEECLNLIADSINKTLDVTKGVILVIENTAGQGSNLGYKFEHLAYLIDKCEDKERIGVCLDTAHMFAAGYDIRDKDSYNKTMKEFDEIVGFKYLKGMHINDSKAKFASRVDRHHSLGEGEIGLDAFRFIMNDKRMDDIPLILETIDDTIWDKEIELLYSFIGENE comes from the coding sequence ATGAAAAAATTTGTTGGGGCTCATGTGAGTGCAAGTGGTGGAGTATATAACGCTCCAAAAAATGCAAAAAAAATAGGAGCACGTGCATTTGCTCTTTTTACAAAAAATCAAAGACAATGGAATGCAAAACCTTATGATTCTAAAACAATTGATAATTTTTTAAAAAATTTAGAAGAGTCAAACATTGACCCAAAGCATATCTTGCCACACGATAGCTATCTTATAAATTTGGGACATCCAGATAAAGAAAAGAGAGAAAAGAGTTTAAATGCTTTTATAGATGAGGTTAACAGATGTTCACTCCTTGGTTTAGATAAATTAAATTTCCATCCAGGAAGCCATTTAAGAGAGATTAGCGAAGAGGAGTGTTTAAATCTTATAGCAGATTCTATAAATAAAACCTTAGATGTTACAAAAGGTGTAATTTTGGTTATAGAAAATACAGCAGGACAGGGAAGCAACCTTGGTTACAAATTTGAACATTTAGCGTATCTGATAGATAAGTGCGAAGATAAAGAAAGAATCGGTGTATGTTTAGATACTGCCCATATGTTTGCTGCAGGATATGATATAAGAGATAAAGATTCATATAATAAAACTATGAAAGAGTTTGATGAGATAGTAGGATTTAAATATCTAAAAGGTATGCATATAAATGATTCAAAAGCAAAATTTGCTAGTCGTGTTGATAGACACCACTCATTAGGAGAGGGTGAAATTGGTTTGGATGCATTTAGATTTATAATGAATGATAAAAGAATGGATGATATTCCATTGATACTTGAAACTATTGATGATACTATTTGGGATAAAGAGATAGAACTTTTATATAGTTTTATAGGAGAAAATGAGTGA
- a CDS encoding ATP-binding protein: MKFLIDFIKVKDIKKSKIFPHLKCSEEEAKILQKMAKKYIEGSEEINVYELLTELYDENEYEYIIKLDLIKNLLDLGWIVHGSFSNIKTSDSTKLEILHSNITLSVPFLKLLEEGNLEVVLPEIKPYTDHLEYLQDQFYRIDLYRKLTISKQSFNINSPNINRLKNKLKLLEKRIEERLKVTENEIEIEKFFKEYEFNEKEKIIFLALLKEEYSGTDENLRDMNTLIDMVSFDEYERIENRALLEDGSKLIEERIIDYDEMLTPFGGISRSFFILEDILQRIIHPQKKKKSKKLKLDMLIKDQDIFELIEPKTSLDDVVLHPKTRETLTALLKQMDKKVANRLKEWGIKPKKKGVDARIIFYGPPGTGKTMTALSLAKSLKKPILSFDCSKILSMYVGESEKNVRKIFDTYKDLSQKAKIEPVLLLNEADQFLSARSTSAGSSADKMHNQMQNIFLEQIEKFEGVLIATTNLLETIDSAFSRRFNYKIEFQKPSFKDRVLLWKKMLPKNAQYENGFDIEKLAKYNLTGGQINLIIKNTAYKVAVKDIPIFTIEDFIEEIEKEKTSAFGDEKSMGFLK; the protein is encoded by the coding sequence GTGAAATTTTTAATCGATTTTATAAAGGTGAAAGATATTAAAAAAAGTAAGATTTTCCCTCATTTAAAATGCAGTGAAGAGGAAGCAAAAATTTTACAAAAAATGGCTAAAAAATATATTGAGGGAAGTGAAGAGATAAATGTTTATGAGCTTTTAACTGAGCTTTATGATGAAAATGAGTATGAATATATTATAAAGCTTGATCTTATAAAAAATCTTTTAGACCTTGGCTGGATTGTTCATGGAAGTTTTTCAAATATTAAAACGAGTGATTCTACAAAACTTGAAATACTTCACTCAAATATAACTTTAAGTGTACCATTTTTAAAACTTTTAGAAGAGGGAAATTTAGAAGTAGTTCTTCCAGAGATAAAACCATACACAGACCATCTTGAATATCTTCAAGATCAATTTTATAGAATTGACCTATATAGAAAACTTACTATATCAAAACAGAGTTTTAATATAAATTCTCCAAATATAAATAGGCTAAAGAACAAGTTAAAACTTTTAGAAAAAAGAATAGAAGAGAGATTAAAAGTTACAGAAAATGAGATTGAGATAGAGAAATTTTTTAAAGAGTATGAATTTAATGAAAAAGAAAAAATTATATTTTTAGCTCTTTTAAAAGAGGAGTATTCAGGAACTGATGAAAATTTAAGAGATATGAACACTCTTATTGATATGGTAAGTTTTGATGAATATGAAAGGATTGAAAATAGAGCACTTCTTGAAGATGGATCTAAACTTATTGAAGAGAGAATTATAGATTATGATGAGATGTTAACACCATTTGGAGGAATTAGTAGATCTTTTTTTATTCTTGAAGATATTTTGCAAAGAATAATTCATCCTCAAAAAAAGAAAAAAAGCAAAAAGTTAAAACTAGATATGCTTATAAAAGATCAAGATATTTTTGAACTGATTGAGCCAAAAACTTCACTTGATGATGTTGTTTTACATCCCAAAACAAGAGAAACTTTAACAGCTCTTTTAAAACAGATGGATAAAAAAGTAGCAAATAGATTAAAAGAGTGGGGAATTAAGCCAAAGAAAAAAGGTGTAGATGCAAGAATAATATTTTACGGTCCTCCGGGTACCGGAAAAACTATGACAGCTCTTTCATTAGCAAAATCTTTAAAAAAACCAATACTTAGTTTTGATTGCTCAAAAATTTTATCTATGTATGTAGGTGAGAGTGAAAAAAATGTTAGAAAAATTTTCGATACATATAAAGATTTAAGCCAAAAAGCAAAAATTGAACCAGTACTTTTGTTAAATGAAGCTGACCAGTTTTTGAGTGCAAGAAGCACAAGTGCAGGAAGTAGTGCAGATAAAATGCACAATCAGATGCAAAATATCTTTTTAGAACAGATTGAAAAATTTGAAGGTGTATTGATTGCAACAACAAATCTTTTAGAGACAATCGATAGTGCTTTTTCAAGAAGATTTAACTATAAGATTGAATTTCAAAAACCCTCATTTAAAGATAGAGTACTTCTTTGGAAAAAGATGCTTCCAAAAAATGCTCAATATGAAAATGGCTTTGATATAGAAAAATTAGCTAAATATAATCTAACTGGTGGACAGATAAATCTTATTATAAAAAATACTGCTTATAAGGTGGCTGTAAAAGATATCCCTATTTTTACAATAGAAGATTTTATAGAAGAGATTGAAAAAGAGAAAACTTCAGCTTTTGGTGATGAAAAATCTATGGGATTTTTAAAATAG
- a CDS encoding NAD(P)H-quinone oxidoreductase subunit 3 produces MSHMDVAHPYFGAFLLFVITSVAFIATTTAARFVSRSLARLDTEKLKAAIYECGPEVTKQPNRISAQFYLIALLFILFDVEIIFMFPWAIDFKILGWFGFAEMILFILLLAIGFIYAWKKGALEWHSIK; encoded by the coding sequence ATGAGTCATATGGATGTGGCACATCCCTATTTTGGGGCTTTTTTGCTTTTTGTTATAACTTCAGTAGCTTTTATTGCCACAACTACTGCAGCAAGATTTGTAAGTAGAAGTCTAGCTAGACTTGATACTGAAAAATTAAAAGCTGCTATTTATGAGTGTGGTCCTGAAGTAACAAAACAGCCAAATAGAATTTCTGCTCAATTTTATCTTATTGCCTTACTTTTTATTCTATTTGATGTAGAAATTATATTTATGTTTCCATGGGCAATAGATTTTAAAATTCTTGGTTGGTTTGGTTTTGCTGAGATGATTTTGTTTATTTTATTACTTGCAATTGGATTTATTTATGCATGGAAGAAAGGAGCATTGGAATGGCACAGCATCAAGTAA
- a CDS encoding NuoB/complex I 20 kDa subunit family protein gives MAQHQVNYAASGGLPVALTTVDKIVNWGRTNSFWALTYGLACCAIEMMASGASRYDFDRFGVIFRASPRQADVMIVAGTLTKKHAEFIRRLYDQMAEPKWVISMGSCANTGGMFNTYATVQGVDRVIPVDLYLPGCAPRPETLQYAVMLLQKKVRKQTIFKKQKPKRLI, from the coding sequence ATGGCACAGCATCAAGTAAATTATGCTGCAAGTGGAGGTCTTCCAGTAGCATTAACTACAGTAGATAAAATTGTAAATTGGGGTAGAACAAACTCTTTTTGGGCTTTAACATATGGTCTTGCATGTTGCGCAATTGAGATGATGGCAAGTGGTGCAAGTAGATATGATTTTGATAGATTTGGTGTTATCTTTAGAGCAAGTCCAAGACAAGCTGATGTTATGATTGTTGCTGGTACTTTGACAAAAAAACATGCTGAATTTATTAGAAGATTATATGATCAAATGGCAGAGCCTAAATGGGTAATCTCAATGGGAAGTTGTGCAAACACTGGTGGAATGTTTAATACATATGCAACAGTTCAAGGAGTTGATAGAGTAATTCCAGTGGATTTATATCTACCTGGCTGTGCTCCAAGACCAGAAACATTGCAGTATGCTGTTATGCTTTTGCAAAAAAAGGTTAGAAAACAGACAATATTTAAAAAACAAAAACCAAAAAGGTTGATATGA
- a CDS encoding NADH-quinone oxidoreductase subunit C — translation MRPYRPKKNVQKKAYYTDRFWVAPKIPEDDVSNDEVFAADLEKIKEKFEIKKAFLQRGQLVIYIDPSINKELLFYLRDELEYDMLMEMSAVDYLAQDGEFEIFYQLLSMKKRKRLRVKCRIKEDEAIESVNPVFRSADWSEREMYDMFGIKVNNHPYLKRILMPEDWVGHPLRKTYPLHGDEAAQWYEVDKIFGKEYREIIGPEQRDSAFIDVKDTINFARIKHEVPKGAPYDSEPIEIEKFNEDAPLVETFDLKKSKIVSRDR, via the coding sequence ATGAGACCATATAGACCAAAGAAAAATGTTCAAAAAAAGGCTTATTATACCGATAGATTTTGGGTTGCTCCAAAAATACCTGAAGATGATGTTTCTAATGATGAGGTTTTTGCAGCAGATTTAGAAAAAATAAAAGAGAAATTTGAGATAAAAAAGGCTTTTTTACAAAGAGGACAACTTGTTATATATATTGATCCTTCTATCAATAAAGAGCTTCTTTTTTATTTAAGAGATGAGCTTGAATATGATATGCTCATGGAGATGAGTGCAGTAGATTATTTGGCTCAAGATGGAGAGTTTGAGATATTTTATCAGTTACTATCTATGAAAAAGAGAAAAAGATTAAGAGTTAAATGTAGAATTAAAGAAGATGAAGCAATAGAGAGCGTCAATCCAGTTTTTAGAAGTGCAGACTGGAGCGAAAGAGAGATGTATGATATGTTTGGTATAAAAGTAAATAACCATCCATATCTAAAAAGAATACTTATGCCTGAAGATTGGGTTGGACATCCTCTTAGAAAAACATATCCTCTTCATGGAGATGAAGCTGCTCAGTGGTATGAAGTAGATAAAATTTTTGGAAAAGAGTATAGAGAAATTATTGGGCCAGAGCAAAGAGACTCTGCATTCATAGATGTAAAAGATACAATAAATTTTGCAAGAATTAAACATGAAGTACCAAAAGGTGCTCCATATGATAGTGAGCCAATAGAGATAGAAAAATTTAATGAAGATGCACCTCTTGTAGAAACTTTTGATCTTAAAAAGTCAAAAATTGTCAGTAGAGACAGATAG
- the nuoD gene encoding NADH dehydrogenase (quinone) subunit D — MQQRNRLEPFFENLVFDRDDNTMVINFGPQHPSAHGQLRLILELDGEQVVKAVPDIGYLHRGMEKMGENMIYNEFLPTTDRMDYIAATSNNYAFALAVERLLGIEDKVPRRAKVIRTILLELNRIISHLFWLATHALDVGAMSVFLYCFREREYAMDLMEDYCGARLTHSAVRIGGVPLDLPPGWLEKLSVFLNNLPSQIDLYEGLLTENRIWRMRLENVGVVPPEMAKSWGCSGIMLRGSGIEWDIRKEEPYELYSELDFDIPISTTCDSYGRYLLYMEEMRQSIRIIRQLIPMYKDTEPRLMADVPQYISAPKEDIMTQNYSLMQHFVLVTQGMRPPVGEVYVPTESPKGELGFYIRSEGEPYPYRLKIRAPSFWHTGILQDLLPGHYLADVVTIIGSTNIVFGEIDR; from the coding sequence ATGCAGCAAAGAAATAGATTAGAACCATTTTTTGAAAACCTGGTTTTTGATAGAGATGATAATACAATGGTTATTAACTTTGGTCCACAACATCCATCAGCTCATGGTCAATTAAGGCTTATACTTGAACTTGATGGAGAACAAGTTGTAAAGGCAGTTCCAGATATTGGTTATCTTCACCGTGGAATGGAGAAGATGGGCGAAAATATGATATATAATGAATTTTTACCAACAACAGATAGAATGGATTATATTGCTGCTACTTCAAATAATTATGCCTTTGCACTTGCTGTTGAGAGACTTCTTGGAATAGAGGATAAAGTTCCAAGACGCGCTAAAGTTATCAGAACTATTCTACTTGAGTTAAACAGAATTATTTCACACCTTTTCTGGCTTGCTACTCATGCACTTGATGTTGGCGCTATGAGTGTATTTTTATACTGCTTTAGAGAGCGTGAATATGCAATGGATTTGATGGAGGATTATTGTGGTGCAAGATTAACCCATAGTGCTGTTAGGATTGGTGGTGTTCCTTTGGATTTGCCTCCTGGATGGCTTGAAAAATTATCTGTATTTTTAAATAATCTTCCAAGTCAAATCGATCTTTATGAAGGTTTGTTAACAGAGAATAGAATTTGGAGAATGAGGCTTGAAAATGTGGGTGTTGTTCCACCAGAAATGGCAAAAAGTTGGGGATGTAGTGGAATAATGCTAAGAGGTAGTGGAATAGAGTGGGATATTAGAAAAGAAGAGCCTTATGAGCTATATAGTGAGCTTGATTTTGATATTCCAATAAGTACAACATGTGATAGTTATGGAAGATATTTGCTATATATGGAAGAGATGAGACAAAGCATAAGAATAATAAGACAGTTAATTCCTATGTATAAAGATACAGAGCCAAGATTAATGGCAGATGTTCCTCAATATATTTCTGCACCAAAAGAGGATATTATGACACAAAACTACTCTTTGATGCAGCATTTTGTACTTGTGACTCAAGGAATGAGACCGCCTGTTGGTGAAGTATATGTTCCAACTGAATCTCCAAAAGGAGAACTTGGATTTTATATAAGAAGCGAGGGTGAACCATATCCTTATAGACTTAAAATTAGAGCTCCAAGTTTTTGGCATACAGGAATTTTACAAGATCTACTTCCTGGTCACTATTTGGCTGATGTTGTAACAATTATAGGTTCTACAAATATTGTTTTTGGTGAAATTGATAGATAA
- a CDS encoding NADH-ubiquinone oxidoreductase subunit E family protein, producing MVRYDLRHLKDSFYDRMMELLENEVKPGEVAIFLFEVGDFSPIQKSADLVKEAGHELLNSLKFNQVDWTIVVRRKA from the coding sequence ATGGTTAGATATGATTTGAGACATTTAAAAGACAGTTTTTATGATCGAATGATGGAACTATTGGAAAATGAGGTAAAACCTGGTGAAGTTGCTATATTTCTTTTTGAGGTAGGAGATTTTTCACCTATTCAAAAAAGTGCTGATTTAGTAAAAGAGGCTGGTCACGAACTGTTAAATTCATTAAAGTTCAATCAAGTAGATTGGACTATAGTGGTTAGAAGAAAAGCTTAA